The following coding sequences lie in one Tichowtungia aerotolerans genomic window:
- a CDS encoding sialate O-acetylesterase: MKAGLMVLLLFAAGLVSAAYVDFIGQDGVPTVGAIDAVTNWPGGVLPSGSVTGRIAQANNVWVGIMQDLSVRLEAGQIDAISSGLHQRGNTVLEIDTTDWATVTNLDVSGKTLTLWSQNGGTNVLSILNGRVDAGSLNMATPGKGTIHMGNGVLGVSYWETCKGAVNMLVGGAGAIEVATVNSNEGFLADCLFNFESGSAGSITLGEIEGGTSAAGTWEGLIASGNVSIDGVPTTDAASFSITNSGTSTMIQLAGVVEVADLWMPSVFSSGMVLQSGQAVPVWGEAEPGATVTVEFAGQVKTAVADSSNHWKITLDPMAVSSAPRNLIVSTTLNSQLQTLNFSNVFVGEVWLLSGQSNMGIPLLESTGGAEAAAAADYPWLRVFTQWPNQGAADEPARDVTGGRWFTCTPDNAGTLSGVGFFFARALQASLPTNTPIALINTQMGGTYAECWIDFQTLENTPSAAPFLEKAADEVVPGGTDPDGFWGTDYYRRPSALYNGKVAPLQPFSIRGVIWYQGEANSQGWLAPGYAETLTALVNSWRQQWERAELPFLIVQLPRYGVGEWNDWPAVRAAQTQVANNLSGVELAVTIDLGEENEIHPADKEPVGERLALLARANVYGETIDCSGPFFQTLEINGGDVLVEWTSSEGLFFENGVAQGFEVCGSDGVFVSADAEILSDGWIRVFSLGVPEPLGARYGWFNWGDVSLFNSQGLPAAPFRYQLPVRLKPDNTGNLYDAANWVGDVLPVETDGQVGLVDGSEMPSGGTFWVPSIVYDISLQQEGGVCVAVGDLNLRGGATNEAVSVPGKTVWTIDDSVNEPGSYTNLFVPGNLIVWSHMGGGIELNLLRGRIEAGDAFRMVANGKGILNIRDGVFRSQYFKAAGGIVNLLSGGTADVNFGQMETADRNVVFNFESGFKGAVTISKTESGAVFTTSDWQQLADAGKLTIDGVPAGLERFGVSNGGTTLQHFGALPGLAVVDGVLYKEGIPYKGVGVNYCDLFQAMINFPEHTGQTEFRTIEGLRFLGELGIPFARFWACGFWPSDWDLYFSDKEEWFSRLDLIVATAEEVGVGLIPSVFWRMSTYPELIGETRDQLANPNSDTWQFMSNYIHEVVGRYKDSPAIWGWEYGNEFNNMCDLPNWTTGLGTVIPQLGVVGPATEVNESNKFTYAIAEAAFGLFTQEVRKFDTHRFITTGNSRPRPSAWHNRMEGSWTADSYSQAKEAHSWMAPTSSIDMASFHVYPYSMEDSNGDIDYAGASGVSDILQIYREFCDDQNQAMFVGEYSSFYDGQGALPENEQVEETALLEAIVESGADLAAYWVFDRGINRAEEGTIYPDTGAYMGVLDLILEYDAKMRGEEPRSRSGIPVEWFRQAGVTPTNWQTWAEIEAQDLNGNGMTIRQEYIAGFQPLENGAAFAITDFQWLENSVPSLSWRGGTNGLMTPYVIQSTTNLLDSESWTTVGTKAREQGSNTWTGPATDDPSRCYRVLAVPEND, encoded by the coding sequence ATGAAAGCTGGTTTAATGGTTCTCCTGCTGTTCGCGGCCGGTCTGGTATCGGCGGCGTATGTTGATTTCATCGGGCAGGACGGAGTGCCGACTGTCGGTGCGATTGATGCCGTGACCAATTGGCCGGGAGGAGTGCTTCCGTCCGGAAGTGTGACGGGCAGGATTGCTCAGGCGAACAATGTCTGGGTCGGCATTATGCAGGATCTTTCCGTGCGGCTGGAGGCCGGACAGATCGATGCGATCAGCAGCGGGTTGCATCAGCGGGGAAACACGGTTCTGGAAATCGACACCACAGATTGGGCTACAGTCACGAATCTGGATGTCAGCGGAAAAACACTCACCTTGTGGTCGCAAAACGGCGGAACCAATGTGCTGAGCATTCTGAACGGCCGTGTGGATGCCGGCTCGCTGAATATGGCGACTCCCGGCAAGGGAACGATCCATATGGGCAACGGTGTGCTGGGTGTCAGCTATTGGGAAACGTGCAAAGGTGCCGTCAATATGCTGGTCGGCGGAGCGGGTGCCATCGAGGTGGCCACGGTAAATTCCAACGAGGGCTTCCTTGCCGACTGTTTGTTCAATTTTGAAAGCGGCAGTGCGGGAAGCATTACGCTGGGTGAAATCGAGGGCGGCACATCGGCCGCCGGAACCTGGGAGGGACTGATTGCTTCCGGCAACGTTTCCATCGATGGCGTACCGACAACGGATGCGGCTTCTTTCAGTATCACCAACAGCGGCACCAGCACGATGATCCAACTTGCCGGAGTGGTGGAGGTTGCCGACTTGTGGATGCCGTCGGTGTTCAGCAGTGGCATGGTGCTTCAAAGTGGGCAGGCGGTTCCGGTGTGGGGCGAAGCGGAACCCGGAGCCACAGTGACTGTTGAGTTCGCCGGGCAGGTGAAAACCGCAGTCGCCGATTCTTCCAACCATTGGAAAATCACACTCGATCCCATGGCGGTTTCTTCCGCGCCCCGGAACCTGATTGTTTCCACAACGCTGAACTCTCAACTTCAAACTCTGAACTTCTCCAACGTATTCGTTGGAGAGGTCTGGCTGCTGTCGGGCCAGTCGAATATGGGGATACCGCTGTTGGAAAGCACCGGAGGGGCGGAGGCTGCGGCTGCCGCCGATTATCCATGGCTGCGTGTTTTCACCCAATGGCCGAATCAGGGCGCGGCGGATGAGCCGGCGCGCGATGTGACGGGCGGCCGGTGGTTCACCTGCACGCCGGACAATGCCGGGACGCTCTCCGGGGTTGGTTTCTTTTTTGCCCGCGCGCTGCAAGCTTCGCTTCCGACCAATACCCCGATCGCGCTGATCAACACCCAGATGGGCGGAACTTATGCCGAGTGCTGGATCGATTTCCAAACCTTGGAAAACACCCCGTCCGCCGCTCCGTTTCTGGAAAAGGCGGCGGACGAAGTGGTGCCCGGCGGAACGGATCCCGACGGCTTCTGGGGGACTGATTATTATCGCCGGCCGTCGGCTTTGTACAACGGCAAGGTGGCACCGCTCCAGCCGTTCAGCATTCGGGGTGTGATCTGGTATCAGGGCGAAGCCAATTCGCAGGGTTGGCTGGCACCCGGCTATGCCGAAACGCTGACGGCGCTGGTTAACAGTTGGCGGCAACAGTGGGAGCGGGCGGAGCTTCCATTTTTAATTGTTCAGCTCCCGCGATACGGTGTCGGGGAGTGGAACGACTGGCCCGCAGTGCGCGCCGCGCAGACGCAGGTTGCCAATAATCTTTCCGGTGTTGAACTGGCCGTGACAATTGATTTGGGCGAGGAAAACGAAATCCATCCGGCGGACAAAGAGCCCGTCGGCGAGCGGCTGGCTCTGCTGGCCCGTGCGAATGTGTACGGGGAAACGATCGATTGTTCCGGTCCGTTTTTCCAAACCTTGGAAATCAATGGCGGCGATGTGTTGGTGGAATGGACTTCTTCGGAAGGGCTGTTTTTTGAGAACGGTGTTGCGCAGGGGTTTGAGGTGTGCGGCTCAGACGGTGTGTTTGTTTCGGCAGATGCGGAAATTCTTTCGGACGGATGGATTCGGGTTTTCAGTTTGGGTGTGCCGGAGCCGTTGGGTGCCCGGTACGGTTGGTTTAACTGGGGAGATGTGAGTTTGTTTAATTCTCAAGGGTTGCCGGCAGCGCCGTTTCGGTATCAGTTGCCGGTTCGCCTGAAGCCGGACAACACCGGTAATTTGTATGATGCGGCTAACTGGGTTGGCGATGTATTGCCCGTGGAGACCGACGGACAGGTCGGCCTGGTCGACGGTTCTGAAATGCCGTCGGGCGGAACATTTTGGGTACCGTCAATTGTTTATGATATTTCCCTGCAGCAGGAGGGCGGGGTTTGCGTGGCCGTCGGCGATTTGAACCTGCGCGGCGGTGCGACAAATGAAGCGGTTTCTGTTCCGGGTAAGACCGTTTGGACGATTGACGATTCCGTGAACGAGCCAGGTTCGTATACCAATCTTTTTGTGCCAGGGAACCTGATTGTCTGGTCGCATATGGGGGGCGGGATTGAACTGAATCTTTTGCGCGGGCGGATCGAAGCGGGCGATGCGTTTCGAATGGTTGCCAACGGAAAAGGAATTTTAAATATTCGGGACGGAGTTTTTCGTTCGCAGTATTTCAAGGCCGCCGGCGGTATTGTGAATCTGCTTTCGGGCGGAACTGCGGATGTGAACTTCGGGCAGATGGAGACTGCCGATCGTAATGTGGTGTTTAATTTTGAGTCGGGATTCAAAGGTGCTGTCACCATTTCCAAAACGGAGAGTGGTGCGGTGTTCACGACGTCTGACTGGCAGCAGCTGGCTGATGCAGGCAAGCTGACCATTGACGGTGTGCCGGCCGGACTGGAACGTTTCGGGGTGAGCAACGGCGGCACGACCCTTCAGCATTTCGGGGCATTGCCCGGTTTGGCCGTGGTGGATGGAGTTCTTTACAAAGAGGGCATTCCGTATAAGGGCGTTGGCGTAAACTATTGCGACCTTTTTCAGGCGATGATCAATTTCCCCGAGCATACAGGACAGACCGAGTTTCGCACGATCGAGGGCCTGCGGTTTTTGGGAGAGCTTGGGATTCCTTTTGCGCGTTTCTGGGCCTGCGGTTTCTGGCCCAGCGACTGGGATCTGTATTTTTCGGACAAGGAGGAATGGTTTTCCCGTCTGGACCTTATCGTGGCCACTGCCGAGGAGGTCGGCGTGGGGCTGATTCCCAGTGTGTTTTGGAGAATGAGCACCTATCCGGAACTGATCGGCGAAACGCGCGACCAACTGGCCAATCCGAATAGTGACACATGGCAGTTTATGTCGAACTATATTCATGAAGTGGTCGGCCGTTATAAAGATTCTCCGGCAATCTGGGGATGGGAATACGGCAACGAATTCAATAATATGTGCGATCTGCCCAACTGGACGACTGGACTCGGAACCGTTATTCCGCAGCTGGGTGTGGTCGGTCCGGCGACGGAGGTGAATGAAAGCAACAAATTCACTTATGCGATTGCTGAAGCCGCGTTTGGGCTGTTTACACAGGAGGTGCGCAAATTCGATACGCATCGCTTTATTACAACCGGCAACTCGCGCCCCCGGCCAAGCGCATGGCACAACCGGATGGAAGGCAGCTGGACGGCCGACAGCTATAGTCAGGCCAAAGAAGCCCACAGTTGGATGGCTCCCACATCCTCTATCGATATGGCCTCGTTTCACGTCTATCCTTACAGCATGGAGGATTCGAACGGCGACATCGATTATGCCGGAGCAAGCGGCGTATCCGATATTCTTCAGATCTATCGCGAGTTTTGTGACGATCAGAATCAGGCCATGTTCGTGGGTGAATATTCCAGCTTTTACGACGGGCAGGGGGCGCTGCCGGAGAATGAACAGGTTGAAGAAACAGCCCTGCTCGAGGCCATTGTCGAGAGTGGTGCGGACCTCGCTGCCTATTGGGTGTTTGATCGCGGTATTAACCGTGCAGAAGAAGGCACGATTTATCCGGATACCGGTGCGTATATGGGTGTACTGGACCTGATTCTTGAGTACGACGCAAAGATGCGCGGCGAGGAACCTCGTTCGCGGTCCGGCATTCCGGTTGAGTGGTTCCGTCAGGCCGGCGTGACTCCGACAAACTGGCAGACCTGGGCGGAGATAGAAGCGCAGGATCTTAACGGCAACGGCATGACTATACGGCAGGAATACATCGCCGGTTTTCAACCTTTGGAAAACGGAGCCGCTTTTGCCATCACCGATTTCCAATGGTTGGAAAATTCCGTGCCCAGCCTGTCGTGGCGCGGAGGAACCAATGGCCTGATGACGCCTTATGTGATTCAGAGCACCACCAATTTGCTGGATTCAGAATCCTGGACAACGGTTGGAACCAAAGCGCGTGAACAGGGCTCCAATACATGGACCGGTCCGGCGACGGATGATCCTTCCCGCTGTTATCGTGTGTTGGCTGTGCCGGAAAACGATTAA
- a CDS encoding sialate O-acetylesterase, with the protein MKRIFVVWVAMCVSTQAELWLPSIFGDGMVLQCDKPVPVWGEADSGAEVTVEFAGQTKSGVTSDSGKWQVIFDPMPASSKPRKLSVHSSLDTSHLTFSNVLVGEVWILAGQSNMGWPLKNCDGGPEAAATADYPWLKIFKQWPNHGACDEPARDVTGGQWVSCNPQQAAQLSGVGFFFARELQKSLPEGTPLAVINTQMGGTYAECWIDFQTLENTPSATPFLDKAAKEIEPGVSDPKGYWGENNFRRPGALFNGKVAPLQPMAARGVIWYQGEGNSQKWLAPGYAGTLTALINSWRAGFEDLALPFLVVQLPHYNYGAGSDWPAIRTAQAQVAEAMDGVEMIVTIDCGRDDQIHPPDKKPVGERLAKTALQTVYKKD; encoded by the coding sequence ATGAAACGGATTTTTGTTGTTTGGGTGGCGATGTGTGTTTCGACTCAGGCGGAACTGTGGTTGCCTTCGATCTTTGGCGACGGCATGGTCCTGCAGTGCGACAAGCCGGTGCCGGTTTGGGGCGAGGCCGACTCCGGCGCCGAGGTGACTGTTGAATTCGCCGGTCAGACGAAGTCTGGAGTGACAAGTGACAGTGGCAAGTGGCAGGTGATTTTTGATCCAATGCCCGCATCTTCCAAACCTCGGAAACTTTCTGTTCACTCGTCACTCGACACCAGCCACTTGACATTCTCCAACGTACTCGTCGGCGAGGTCTGGATCTTGGCGGGACAGTCGAACATGGGCTGGCCGCTCAAAAACTGTGACGGTGGTCCCGAGGCCGCGGCGACGGCGGATTACCCATGGCTGAAAATTTTCAAGCAGTGGCCGAACCATGGTGCGTGCGACGAACCGGCGCGCGATGTGACCGGCGGGCAATGGGTGAGCTGCAATCCGCAGCAGGCCGCGCAGCTTTCCGGCGTCGGTTTCTTTTTTGCGCGCGAACTTCAAAAATCGCTGCCGGAAGGTACGCCGCTGGCGGTCATTAACACACAGATGGGCGGCACTTACGCCGAATGCTGGATTGATTTCCAAACCTTGGAAAACACCCCGTCCGCCACGCCGTTTCTCGATAAGGCCGCCAAAGAAATCGAGCCCGGTGTATCCGACCCCAAAGGGTACTGGGGCGAAAACAACTTCCGTCGTCCGGGTGCGTTGTTTAACGGCAAGGTGGCACCGCTGCAGCCGATGGCCGCGCGCGGCGTGATTTGGTATCAGGGCGAGGGCAACTCGCAGAAGTGGCTGGCCCCCGGCTATGCCGGAACGCTCACCGCTCTCATCAACAGTTGGCGGGCAGGGTTTGAAGATTTGGCGCTGCCGTTTCTGGTGGTGCAGCTTCCGCATTATAATTACGGGGCGGGCAGCGACTGGCCGGCCATTCGCACTGCGCAGGCGCAGGTTGCTGAAGCGATGGACGGCGTCGAAATGATCGTGACCATCGATTGCGGACGCGACGATCAGATCCATCCGCCGGATAAAAAGCCGGTCGGCGAGCGGCTGGCGAAGACGGCGCTGCAGACCGTGTATAAAAAGGACTGA
- a CDS encoding sulfatase-like hydrolase/transferase has translation MKKWITGLLVVAGCVAAIAKSSVDGTLRSPNILLIISDDQGYSDFGFMGNPVLRTPRIDGLAKNGAVFRNYVTGAACSPGRSMIFTGRNHLLTGVWGVPPRQNLRTDEAMMPAFFKAAGYETYYIGKNDCVSQHHTLPWFAGWNDAFCVGGYQHYAAILQRKPSGEKPIAWSNKKFEGWTAEHHTDEGIRFIKENSEKPWLLTMAYIIPHTPWAPADERFAPYYRDQGCSESIAACYSHIEQMDTCVGRLLDTLKETGQDQRTLVIYVSDNGQTGPSAKKVSTEGMIATDDWAARNVAELRGCKSLVWENGIRVPLIVSMPGTVQPGEREQFGAAEDLLPTVLDYAGINDGIVPHKPFCGVSLRPALDDADAICEHPEMFRMTIWGDGMPQAPQGYVEDPSSLRFEDHHMALRGAKFKLHARPGGNVELYDIANDIGETKEISRRFPEVTERMLAECRRRWEYAIDEGKAFRMARIVVGDPSTWKYGDGTFWGYASKVQETEGSVRVGALTRGFSKAGDRAVYKLDVVKAGGYSLCLKGKGMAGANHLSVQVAGQTLAAQKTADDSIEFGTMNLPVGEMNLEIVAGRPDGKTEPVQIERILFKGQL, from the coding sequence ATGAAAAAATGGATTACCGGTTTGTTGGTGGTTGCGGGGTGCGTTGCTGCGATTGCCAAGTCTTCTGTGGACGGAACGTTACGTTCCCCGAATATCCTGCTGATCATCAGCGATGATCAGGGTTACAGCGATTTCGGATTCATGGGCAATCCGGTTCTTCGCACGCCGCGCATTGATGGGCTGGCGAAGAACGGAGCGGTGTTCCGCAATTATGTAACCGGCGCCGCCTGCTCGCCGGGACGCAGCATGATTTTCACCGGCCGCAATCATTTGTTGACCGGCGTATGGGGTGTTCCGCCCCGCCAGAACCTTCGCACGGATGAAGCCATGATGCCGGCGTTTTTCAAGGCGGCGGGATATGAGACGTATTACATCGGCAAGAACGACTGCGTTTCCCAGCATCATACACTGCCGTGGTTCGCGGGGTGGAACGACGCGTTTTGCGTCGGCGGCTATCAGCATTACGCGGCCATCTTGCAGCGCAAGCCCTCCGGCGAAAAACCGATTGCATGGAGCAACAAAAAATTTGAGGGCTGGACGGCGGAGCATCACACCGATGAAGGAATTCGGTTTATCAAAGAGAACAGCGAAAAGCCGTGGCTGCTGACGATGGCGTATATCATCCCGCATACGCCGTGGGCTCCGGCGGATGAACGCTTTGCGCCGTATTATCGTGATCAGGGCTGCTCGGAAAGCATTGCTGCCTGCTACAGCCATATCGAACAGATGGACACCTGTGTCGGTCGGCTGCTCGACACGCTCAAAGAGACGGGGCAGGATCAGCGTACGCTTGTGATCTATGTGAGCGACAACGGACAGACCGGGCCGTCCGCCAAAAAGGTGAGCACCGAAGGAATGATTGCAACCGATGATTGGGCGGCGCGCAACGTCGCCGAATTGCGCGGCTGCAAGTCGCTGGTGTGGGAAAACGGAATACGTGTTCCGCTCATCGTCAGTATGCCGGGAACCGTTCAGCCCGGAGAGCGCGAACAGTTCGGGGCCGCCGAAGACCTGCTGCCGACTGTGCTCGACTACGCAGGCATCAACGACGGCATTGTTCCGCATAAACCGTTCTGTGGCGTGAGCCTGCGCCCGGCACTGGATGACGCCGATGCGATTTGTGAGCATCCCGAAATGTTTCGCATGACAATTTGGGGAGATGGGATGCCTCAGGCTCCGCAAGGCTACGTGGAAGATCCGTCGTCGCTGCGTTTTGAGGATCATCACATGGCGCTGCGCGGAGCGAAGTTTAAGCTGCACGCCCGTCCGGGAGGAAACGTTGAGCTCTACGATATTGCAAATGACATCGGCGAGACGAAAGAGATCAGCCGCAGGTTTCCTGAGGTGACCGAGCGCATGCTGGCCGAGTGCCGCCGCCGCTGGGAGTACGCGATTGATGAGGGAAAAGCGTTTCGCATGGCGCGGATCGTTGTCGGCGATCCATCCACCTGGAAATACGGCGACGGCACCTTCTGGGGCTATGCGTCGAAAGTGCAGGAGACTGAAGGAAGTGTACGTGTCGGGGCATTGACCCGCGGTTTTTCAAAAGCGGGGGATCGTGCAGTTTACAAACTGGATGTTGTCAAAGCCGGAGGCTACAGCCTTTGCCTGAAAGGAAAAGGCATGGCGGGTGCGAATCACCTTTCAGTGCAGGTGGCGGGGCAGACACTTGCTGCTCAGAAAACAGCGGATGATTCCATCGAATTCGGAACGATGAACCTGCCGGTTGGCGAAATGAATCTGGAGATTGTGGCCGGCAGGCCGGACGGGAAAACAGAGCCGGTACAGATTGAGCGGATTTTGTTCAAGGGGCAGTTATGA
- a CDS encoding sulfatase family protein: protein MLKKCLWALSTVCFSAMAEKLPNIVMFTVDDMDITSVNCYGNPLPNLTPNMDRLASQGIRFQNAYVSTPICMPCRQSMMTGLHPHRNGSFGFVEVEKGVCPSLSGILMENGYYTISIGKGRDYKAFPWDKWVNGLGGDGWYTRKPDGFYDEAKKAIQEARAVGKPFYLGVNTSDPHRPFAGSEQEKEFVSNVRKKYPTAPDFPVMEPVCSEADVPLLPYLPDLPDIRKETVQYLTCVKRADDTLGRIMDLLDEEGLTENTLFVFFSDHDAAMPTAKQNVYAHSAATPLMIRWPGRISPGSVDSAHMVSTVDLMPTILEALGFPLPGTLDGRSMLSILKGGTQGNRDMVFVSYNYIYRGTQVFPMRAVHTKDWSFIFNPWSDGVKKRLQGSGQPTENQSGLTFAAMQKAALTDPEMKKRVDTILLRRREELFDRREDPYSFENLADDPEYRSVLKKMKQLLDEEMKRSEDPLFQCLENGGSYPAEWNKRK, encoded by the coding sequence ATGCTTAAAAAATGTTTATGGGCGTTGTCCACTGTCTGCTTTTCCGCAATGGCGGAAAAACTGCCGAATATCGTGATGTTCACGGTCGACGATATGGACATCACGTCGGTGAACTGCTACGGCAATCCGCTGCCGAACCTGACCCCGAACATGGACCGGCTGGCTTCGCAGGGCATACGGTTTCAAAACGCCTATGTCAGCACGCCGATCTGCATGCCGTGCCGCCAGTCGATGATGACCGGTCTGCATCCGCATCGCAACGGCTCTTTCGGGTTTGTCGAAGTGGAAAAAGGAGTCTGCCCGTCGCTGTCCGGCATCCTGATGGAAAACGGCTACTACACCATATCCATTGGAAAAGGGCGCGACTACAAAGCATTCCCGTGGGACAAATGGGTGAACGGTCTCGGCGGGGACGGATGGTACACCCGCAAGCCGGACGGTTTTTACGACGAAGCGAAAAAAGCGATTCAGGAAGCCCGTGCGGTCGGCAAGCCGTTTTATCTTGGGGTGAACACCTCTGATCCTCATCGTCCCTTTGCCGGCAGCGAACAGGAAAAGGAGTTTGTTTCCAATGTTCGGAAAAAATATCCGACGGCTCCCGACTTCCCGGTAATGGAACCGGTCTGTTCGGAAGCGGACGTCCCGTTGCTGCCTTATCTTCCCGATCTCCCGGATATCCGCAAAGAGACCGTGCAGTATCTGACCTGCGTCAAGCGCGCCGATGATACGCTGGGCCGGATTATGGATTTGCTGGATGAAGAAGGATTGACCGAAAACACACTGTTTGTCTTTTTCAGCGACCACGACGCCGCCATGCCGACTGCCAAGCAGAATGTATATGCCCATTCCGCAGCCACGCCGCTGATGATTCGCTGGCCAGGCCGGATTTCGCCGGGGTCGGTTGATTCGGCGCATATGGTTTCAACCGTCGATCTTATGCCGACCATTTTGGAGGCGCTGGGTTTTCCGCTCCCTGGAACTCTGGATGGCCGTTCCATGCTTTCCATCCTCAAGGGCGGAACGCAGGGAAACCGCGACATGGTGTTTGTTTCTTATAACTATATCTATCGCGGCACACAGGTGTTTCCAATGCGTGCGGTGCATACCAAAGACTGGAGCTTTATTTTCAATCCTTGGTCCGATGGCGTGAAAAAGCGGCTGCAGGGCAGTGGACAGCCGACTGAAAATCAGTCGGGCCTCACTTTTGCCGCTATGCAGAAAGCGGCGCTTACCGATCCGGAAATGAAAAAACGCGTCGATACCATTCTGCTGCGACGACGGGAAGAGCTTTTTGACCGCCGCGAGGATCCTTACAGCTTCGAGAATCTGGCCGATGATCCGGAATACCGGAGTGTCCTTAAAAAAATGAAACAGCTTTTAGACGAAGAAATGAAGCGCAGTGAAGATCCGCTTTTCCAATGTTTGGAAAACGGCGGAAGCTATCCGGCGGAGTGGAATAAAAGGAAATAG